One window of Candidatus Microthrix parvicella Bio17-1 genomic DNA carries:
- a CDS encoding glycosyltransferase family 2 protein has translation MTMAEPGRTSGPSKSTVPELTVPELSVVAPVFDEADTIEEFHRRLSGALEGINGLDPGRCEMVYIDDGSTDSSGALLAAIAADDPRVTVVTFSRNFGHQVAITAGLDQARGDGVVVIDSDLQDPPELIGDLVAQWRLGAQVVHAVRDQRHGESRFKLATAKWFYRGIRRLTDLDIQLDAGDYRLLDRCVVEVLTSMRERHRFVRGMVAWAGFRQVGVAYDRSARYAGRTKYPMRRMLRLAVNAVTSFSFVPLQLATLVGFIAATLALLAVPVVIVARAVGSPFLSGQTTVLLVVLGLGGLQMMFLGVIGEYVGRVVEEVKARPLYVVMPKPRQPKPSDDADPDDAGHERQP, from the coding sequence ATGACCATGGCTGAACCCGGCCGCACCTCCGGGCCCTCCAAGAGCACCGTGCCCGAGCTCACCGTGCCCGAGCTCAGCGTGGTCGCACCGGTGTTTGACGAGGCCGACACGATCGAAGAGTTCCACCGTCGGCTGAGCGGGGCCTTGGAGGGCATCAACGGGCTGGACCCCGGTCGCTGCGAGATGGTGTACATCGACGACGGGTCCACCGACTCCTCCGGCGCATTGCTAGCGGCGATCGCAGCAGACGACCCACGGGTCACGGTGGTGACGTTCTCGCGCAACTTCGGCCACCAGGTGGCCATCACCGCCGGGCTCGACCAGGCCCGTGGTGATGGCGTGGTGGTGATCGACTCCGACCTTCAGGACCCGCCCGAACTCATCGGTGACCTGGTTGCGCAGTGGCGCCTCGGCGCCCAGGTGGTGCACGCCGTACGCGACCAACGCCACGGCGAAAGTCGCTTCAAGCTCGCCACTGCAAAGTGGTTCTACCGCGGCATTCGGCGCCTGACCGACCTGGACATCCAACTGGACGCCGGCGACTACCGGCTCTTGGATCGCTGCGTGGTGGAGGTGCTCACCTCGATGCGTGAGCGACACCGGTTCGTCAGGGGAATGGTGGCCTGGGCGGGCTTCCGTCAGGTGGGGGTGGCCTACGACCGCTCTGCCAGATACGCGGGCCGCACCAAGTACCCGATGCGGCGCATGCTGCGCCTGGCGGTCAACGCGGTGACGTCGTTTTCGTTCGTGCCGCTGCAACTGGCGACGCTGGTGGGCTTCATCGCCGCCACGCTGGCCTTGTTGGCGGTACCGGTGGTGATCGTGGCGCGGGCGGTCGGATCGCCGTTTCTCTCCGGCCAGACCACCGTGCTCTTGGTGGTCCTGGGCCTTGGCGGACTGCAGATGATGTTTCTCGGTGTCATCGGCGAATACGTCGGCCGCGTCGTGGAGGAGGTGAAGGCACGACCGTTGTACGTGGTGATGCCCAAACCCCGACAACCCAAACCTTCAGATGACGCCGACCCCGATGACGCAGGCCACGAGCGGCAGCCATGA
- the tal gene encoding transaldolase, producing the protein MSQLIKLHEDCGQSPWLDNITRQWINSGEIRRWIERGVRGVTSNPTIFKKAMESADYDEELARLTRSGATTEQAYWQLVGSDISAAADLLSGVHERSNGEDGWVSVEVSPELAHDTAATIEAGRELARNLGLPNMYVKVPATPAGIEAIRVLTSEGIPVNVTLIFSLDRYADVIEAYLSGLEAHQGGLSHISSVGSFFISRVDTEVDRRLQEIGTNDALDLMGTAAITQGKLAYQLAMEAFSGPRWDALTERGATMQRPLWASTSTKNPDYPDTYYVDSLIGPHTVNTLPEATLEAFDDHGTVVSTLDANPEADRKRWEQLGELVDLDDVGATLESEGVASFAQSFREVLTTLAERVDRSART; encoded by the coding sequence GTGAGCCAGCTCATCAAACTGCACGAAGACTGTGGCCAAAGCCCCTGGCTGGACAACATCACGCGTCAGTGGATCAACTCCGGCGAAATCAGGCGCTGGATCGAGCGGGGCGTACGCGGCGTCACCTCCAACCCCACCATCTTCAAAAAGGCGATGGAGTCGGCAGACTACGACGAGGAATTGGCCCGTCTGACCCGCAGCGGCGCCACCACCGAGCAGGCCTACTGGCAGTTGGTGGGCAGCGACATCTCGGCGGCCGCCGACCTCCTGTCGGGCGTACATGAACGTTCGAACGGGGAGGACGGCTGGGTCTCGGTTGAGGTCTCCCCCGAATTGGCCCACGACACCGCAGCAACCATCGAGGCGGGGCGGGAGTTGGCCCGCAACCTGGGGCTCCCCAACATGTACGTCAAGGTGCCGGCCACCCCGGCCGGTATCGAAGCGATCCGGGTGCTCACCTCCGAGGGCATTCCGGTCAACGTCACCCTGATCTTCAGCCTGGACCGGTATGCCGACGTGATCGAGGCCTACCTCAGCGGCCTCGAAGCGCACCAGGGCGGCCTCAGCCACATCTCCAGTGTGGGCTCGTTCTTCATCAGTCGGGTGGACACCGAGGTCGATCGTCGGCTGCAGGAAATCGGAACCAACGATGCCCTCGACCTGATGGGCACCGCCGCCATCACACAGGGCAAGTTGGCCTATCAACTGGCCATGGAGGCCTTCAGCGGCCCCCGCTGGGACGCGCTCACCGAACGCGGCGCCACCATGCAACGCCCGCTCTGGGCGTCCACCTCCACCAAGAACCCCGACTACCCCGACACCTATTACGTCGACTCATTGATCGGACCCCACACGGTCAACACGCTGCCGGAGGCCACCCTGGAGGCGTTCGACGACCATGGCACGGTGGTGTCCACGCTGGACGCAAACCCCGAGGCCGACCGAAAGCGTTGGGAACAGTTGGGCGAGTTGGTCGACCTGGATGATGTCGGGGCAACGCTCGAGTCCGAAGGCGTCGCAAGTTTCGCCCAGAGCTTTCGCGAGGTGCTGACCACGTTGGCAGAGCGGGTCGACCGTTCCGCCCGCACGTAG
- a CDS encoding L-lactate dehydrogenase, which produces MAAASVRDYREVARRRLPRQLFDYIDGGAYEEATLAANTADLEAISLRQRVLRDVSTRTMSTTVLGEELSLPVLLAPVGLAGMFANRAEVAAARAAEHAGVSFVESTVSICSLEEVAAASKRAPWFQLYVMRDRGYAENLMARAQAVGCRVLVLTADLAVVGARYRDTRNGLGGRVSPVGAAIRGLDRVSHPRWVWEVGIQGKPHTFGNLTDAVPGGNSPDDFRDWVDAQFDPSVTWDDLAWVRDHWDGPVVLKGILDPEDARAAADAGVDAVVVSNHGGRQLDAVPSTAAALPAVVEAVGDRIEVLVDGGVRSGLDLLKMMAMGAKACLVGRPWAWAVAAKGEAGVAHLLEILRDELAVAMALTGTTDVADLGPDSLLR; this is translated from the coding sequence CTGGCCGCCGCGTCGGTTCGCGATTATCGGGAGGTGGCGCGACGAAGACTGCCACGGCAGTTGTTCGACTACATCGACGGGGGTGCCTACGAGGAGGCGACGTTGGCGGCCAACACCGCCGATCTGGAGGCGATCTCGCTGCGTCAGCGGGTGCTGCGCGACGTGTCCACCCGGACGATGAGCACCACGGTGCTGGGCGAGGAGCTGAGCCTGCCGGTGCTCCTGGCCCCGGTGGGGCTGGCGGGCATGTTTGCCAACCGGGCCGAGGTGGCGGCGGCACGAGCGGCCGAACACGCAGGTGTGAGCTTCGTGGAGTCCACCGTGTCGATCTGCTCGTTGGAGGAGGTGGCCGCTGCGTCCAAGCGGGCGCCGTGGTTTCAGTTGTACGTCATGCGGGACCGCGGGTATGCAGAGAATCTCATGGCCCGTGCCCAGGCGGTGGGGTGTCGCGTGCTGGTACTGACGGCGGACCTTGCGGTGGTGGGCGCCCGCTACCGCGATACCCGAAACGGCCTGGGCGGCCGGGTCTCGCCTGTGGGTGCGGCCATTCGGGGACTCGATCGGGTCAGCCACCCACGCTGGGTGTGGGAGGTGGGTATCCAAGGCAAGCCCCACACGTTCGGCAATCTCACCGATGCGGTTCCCGGAGGCAACTCACCCGACGACTTTCGAGACTGGGTGGACGCGCAGTTCGATCCGTCCGTCACCTGGGACGACCTGGCCTGGGTTCGCGATCACTGGGATGGCCCGGTGGTACTCAAAGGCATTCTCGATCCCGAGGATGCCCGGGCGGCCGCCGACGCCGGCGTCGACGCTGTGGTGGTGTCCAACCATGGCGGTCGTCAATTGGATGCTGTGCCATCAACGGCCGCGGCGCTGCCGGCGGTGGTCGAGGCCGTCGGCGATCGGATCGAGGTGTTGGTCGACGGCGGCGTCCGCAGCGGTCTGGACCTGCTCAAGATGATGGCGATGGGGGCCAAGGCCTGCCTGGTCGGTCGCCCGTGGGCCTGGGCGGTCGCCGCAAAAGGCGAGGCGGGGGTGGCACACCTGCTGGAGATTCTTCGGGACGAATTGGCGGTGGCGATGGCGCTCACCGGTACCACCGACGTGGCCGACCTCGGCCCGGACTCCCTGCTGCGATAG
- the cofH gene encoding 5-amino-6-(D-ribitylamino)uracil--L-tyrosine 4-hydroxyphenyl transferase CofH → MHNLLELPHAELLARAAARRDAAFGNRVTYSPKVFIPLTMLCSDRCGYCTFAQPPARLEHPYLGLEEVLKLARGGAEAGCHEALFTLGERPELRYPAARDWLDTNGYESTVHYVVDAANAVLEETGLLPHANAGALFPEELLALRRVSPSQGMMIESLNGGLEAHRGSPDKVPTRRLATLEWAGELAIPFTTGILVGIGESRSDRVDALVAIAESHRRHGHVQEVIVQNFLPKHGTAMWRSDPCPDDAYTEAIALARLILPDDVAVQAPPNLSDEFGHLLAAGVSDWGGVSPVTADHVNPERPWPDLDRLTEVTEAAGFTLAPRLTVHPAWAAEPLRWLDPKLRFAVMDRSDAEFLARDDPGSVFPERIKERAAAQVADGAEVELIGIDSSQWYSGVPVEPPVLVPAVSGGSRRLQGAVDEVLTAFEAGEDLDEDRIVTLFGARGPEVGEIAEAADRLRSEVVGDDVTYVVNRNINYTNVCTFKCRFCGFSKGPLSLNLRGTPYLLTLDDIAERAAEGWARGATEVTLQGGIHPNFDGDYYLDVTRAVKEAVPEMHIHGFTALEVTEGAGRLGEDLEKYLGRLVDAGLASLPGTAAEVLDDEVRAELCPDKINTEEWLEAHRVAHRVGLRSNVTIMFGSIEQPRHWARHLIRTRDLQAETGGFTEFVPLPFVHMASPIYLQRKARRGPTWREVVLMHAVGRLAYRGYIDNIQASWVKLGLGGARQLLQAGVNDLGGTLMDENISRAAGADHGTLATADDFAALVEPLGRPLCQRSTLYGRVDHSPHEVQPTVGAART, encoded by the coding sequence ATGCACAACCTTCTGGAGTTGCCGCACGCCGAGCTGCTGGCGCGTGCTGCCGCACGGCGCGACGCGGCCTTTGGCAATCGGGTGACCTACTCCCCGAAGGTGTTCATCCCGTTGACCATGCTGTGTTCGGATCGTTGTGGCTACTGCACGTTCGCCCAACCGCCGGCCCGGCTGGAGCACCCCTACCTGGGCCTCGAGGAGGTGCTGAAACTCGCCCGCGGCGGGGCTGAGGCCGGCTGCCACGAGGCACTGTTCACCCTCGGCGAGCGCCCGGAGTTGCGCTACCCGGCCGCTCGGGACTGGCTGGACACCAACGGGTACGAGTCGACGGTCCACTACGTGGTGGACGCGGCCAACGCGGTGCTCGAGGAGACGGGCCTGTTACCCCACGCCAATGCCGGTGCGCTCTTCCCGGAGGAACTCCTGGCACTCCGTCGGGTCTCCCCGTCTCAGGGCATGATGATCGAGAGTCTCAACGGCGGGCTGGAGGCGCACCGGGGGTCTCCCGACAAGGTGCCGACCCGCCGCCTGGCGACGCTGGAGTGGGCCGGTGAGCTGGCCATTCCCTTTACCACCGGAATTCTGGTGGGCATCGGCGAGAGCCGCTCCGACCGGGTGGATGCGCTGGTGGCGATCGCCGAGTCGCATCGCCGTCACGGGCACGTGCAGGAGGTGATCGTCCAGAATTTTCTGCCCAAGCACGGCACCGCCATGTGGCGGTCGGACCCGTGCCCCGACGATGCCTACACCGAGGCGATCGCGCTGGCGCGCCTCATCCTGCCCGACGACGTGGCGGTTCAGGCCCCACCCAACCTGTCCGACGAGTTCGGTCATCTGCTGGCCGCCGGGGTGTCCGACTGGGGTGGCGTCTCGCCGGTGACGGCCGATCACGTCAACCCCGAGCGCCCCTGGCCAGACCTCGACCGGTTGACGGAGGTGACCGAGGCGGCCGGGTTCACCCTCGCGCCGCGGCTGACGGTGCACCCGGCTTGGGCCGCCGAGCCACTGAGGTGGCTCGACCCGAAGCTGCGGTTTGCGGTGATGGACCGCTCCGACGCCGAGTTTCTGGCCAGAGACGACCCCGGTTCGGTGTTCCCCGAGCGAATCAAGGAGCGGGCCGCCGCCCAGGTGGCAGACGGTGCCGAGGTCGAGTTGATCGGCATCGACAGTTCGCAGTGGTACTCGGGTGTGCCGGTGGAGCCTCCGGTCCTCGTGCCTGCTGTCAGCGGCGGTTCACGGCGTCTCCAGGGAGCCGTCGACGAGGTGCTGACGGCCTTTGAAGCCGGCGAGGACCTGGATGAGGACCGCATTGTCACGCTGTTTGGCGCCCGAGGCCCCGAGGTTGGCGAGATCGCCGAGGCAGCCGATCGGTTGAGATCCGAGGTGGTCGGGGACGACGTCACCTACGTGGTCAATCGCAACATCAACTACACCAACGTGTGCACCTTCAAGTGTCGCTTCTGCGGTTTCTCCAAAGGCCCCCTGTCGCTCAACCTCCGGGGCACCCCGTACCTGCTGACGCTCGACGACATAGCCGAGCGGGCTGCGGAGGGCTGGGCGAGGGGCGCGACCGAGGTGACGCTGCAGGGCGGGATCCACCCCAACTTCGACGGTGACTACTACCTCGACGTCACCCGTGCGGTGAAGGAAGCCGTTCCGGAGATGCACATCCATGGCTTCACGGCGCTTGAGGTCACCGAAGGTGCCGGACGTCTTGGTGAGGACCTGGAGAAGTACCTGGGCCGCCTCGTCGACGCCGGCCTCGCATCGTTACCCGGCACGGCGGCCGAGGTGCTCGATGATGAGGTGCGGGCGGAGTTGTGTCCGGACAAGATCAACACCGAGGAGTGGTTGGAGGCCCATCGGGTGGCGCACCGTGTCGGGCTGCGATCCAACGTGACCATCATGTTTGGGTCGATCGAGCAACCCCGCCACTGGGCCCGACACCTGATCCGCACCCGCGACCTGCAGGCGGAGACCGGCGGCTTCACCGAGTTTGTGCCGCTGCCGTTCGTCCACATGGCCAGCCCCATCTACCTGCAACGCAAGGCCCGCCGGGGCCCCACCTGGCGCGAGGTCGTGCTGATGCATGCGGTCGGACGACTGGCCTATCGCGGCTACATCGACAACATTCAGGCATCCTGGGTCAAGCTGGGTCTGGGAGGCGCCCGACAGTTGCTGCAGGCCGGGGTCAACGACCTGGGTGGAACACTGATGGACGAGAACATCTCCCGGGCTGCCGGCGCCGATCACGGCACGCTGGCGACCGCTGACGACTTTGCTGCGTTGGTGGAACCGCTGGGCCGCCCACTCTGTCAGCGTTCGACCCTCTACGGCAGGGTGGACCACAGCCCGCATGAGGTCCAGCCAACGGTCGGTGCTGCCAGAACCTGA
- a CDS encoding CDP-glycerol glycerophosphotransferase family protein: MPARPDVAATRVALSPLTAPAVRKSPLGLLAPGGRVLVGLIQRMLRTLSRVVPRRADRWVFASRADAYVDNPRFLFEHVADHHHEISAVWVSGDDAVVDRVRGEGRSAARRWSISGIWSTLRAGVAVYAFDVADVNVALTGGTVGVNLYHGIPLKQIENDITVGSARRIYHPRTLADRLRAATVYYPRSIPNDLVLAPSAQVAQAMQRAFGARARHMMVGRPPRMTVSVADRAAVAVEGADRGGDDHPAVLLYAPTWRVPPGFDLAEALPDLEALESALSDANTRLLIKAHLYDKVMLPRPLDRVELVPNEAEINELIGRVDGVITDYSSVMFDAALLRIPVVFYPFDLADYVRASSTSFAFDYESLVKGHVARTYAELVDVIHSGAWRTWTFPPEVRDQVWGEGPGPAMVDSNSDLVGQITNIATSRFGPARFGRARFGRARFGRARFGRARVGGSAT, encoded by the coding sequence GTGCCCGCACGACCCGACGTCGCCGCGACGAGGGTTGCGCTGAGTCCCCTGACCGCTCCGGCCGTTCGAAAGTCACCGCTGGGCCTGTTGGCGCCCGGTGGTCGGGTGCTCGTGGGCCTGATCCAACGGATGCTGCGGACGCTGAGCCGTGTTGTACCCCGACGGGCCGATCGGTGGGTGTTCGCCAGCCGGGCCGACGCGTACGTCGACAATCCCCGCTTCCTGTTTGAGCATGTGGCGGATCACCATCATGAGATTTCGGCCGTCTGGGTCTCGGGCGACGACGCTGTGGTGGACCGCGTGAGGGGCGAGGGACGCTCCGCGGCGCGGCGCTGGAGCATCAGCGGTATCTGGTCCACCCTGCGGGCGGGGGTGGCCGTGTATGCGTTCGATGTGGCCGATGTCAACGTTGCGCTCACGGGTGGGACCGTCGGCGTCAACCTGTACCACGGCATTCCGCTCAAGCAGATTGAGAACGACATCACCGTGGGCTCGGCCCGGCGCATCTACCATCCGCGCACTCTCGCCGATCGGCTGCGGGCGGCCACGGTGTACTACCCGCGGTCAATCCCGAACGACCTCGTTTTGGCCCCATCAGCCCAGGTGGCCCAGGCCATGCAGCGTGCGTTCGGCGCTCGTGCCCGGCACATGATGGTCGGCCGCCCGCCCCGCATGACCGTGTCCGTCGCCGACCGCGCCGCCGTTGCAGTCGAGGGCGCCGACCGGGGCGGAGACGACCACCCTGCCGTGCTGCTGTATGCACCCACGTGGCGGGTGCCGCCAGGCTTCGATCTGGCCGAGGCGCTGCCGGATCTGGAGGCGCTGGAGTCGGCGTTGTCCGATGCCAACACGCGGCTCCTCATCAAGGCGCACCTCTACGACAAGGTGATGCTTCCCCGCCCGCTGGACCGGGTGGAACTCGTACCCAACGAGGCGGAGATCAACGAACTCATCGGTCGTGTCGACGGCGTGATCACCGACTACTCCTCGGTGATGTTTGATGCGGCCCTGCTGCGGATTCCAGTGGTGTTCTACCCCTTCGACCTCGCCGACTACGTGCGGGCGTCCAGCACCTCGTTCGCCTTTGACTACGAATCGCTGGTGAAGGGACACGTCGCCAGGACGTATGCCGAACTGGTCGACGTGATTCATTCCGGCGCCTGGCGCACCTGGACGTTTCCCCCCGAGGTTCGCGATCAGGTGTGGGGTGAGGGTCCCGGCCCCGCGATGGTCGACTCCAACAGCGACCTCGTCGGCCAGATCACCAACATCGCAACATCGCGATTCGGCCCCGCGCGGTTTGGCAGGGCGCGGTTTGGCAGGGCGCGGTTTGGCAGGGCGCGGTTTGGCAGGGCGCGGGTCGGCGGGTCGGCAACGTGA
- a CDS encoding alpha/beta fold hydrolase, giving the protein MPRPHHVDGVPLPAERVRLASGRSLAFELVGAGPGHPVVLVLHGTPDSRLATPPDPLVPSVTQILVDRPGFGDSDVDPDATPSSVADDLAETCGLLGFERIGVMAWSAGALFALALAARHPSLVGRLVLAAPLAPAGSWAETAPDRFHFEHADIVDIAPLLVPEGIDLEAAVQIVLGDESAARQREILSIPGAAERLGLAVMGSVQSGLVGLQRDLAAQLVMPDLASIAAPCHIVVGAEDATCPPAMGQWLAGRMTHSATTLQRVAGAGHAFPLLRWTELVMAAAEAG; this is encoded by the coding sequence ATGCCACGTCCCCACCATGTCGACGGTGTGCCCCTCCCCGCCGAGCGAGTCAGGTTGGCGTCCGGTCGATCGCTGGCGTTCGAACTTGTCGGGGCGGGGCCGGGCCACCCGGTGGTGCTGGTGCTCCACGGCACGCCCGACAGCCGCCTGGCCACGCCCCCTGATCCGCTCGTCCCATCCGTCACCCAGATTCTGGTGGATCGGCCGGGGTTTGGCGACAGTGACGTCGACCCCGACGCCACGCCCTCCTCGGTGGCCGATGACCTGGCCGAAACGTGTGGGCTGCTGGGATTTGAACGCATCGGGGTGATGGCATGGTCTGCCGGTGCGCTGTTTGCCCTGGCGCTGGCAGCGCGCCACCCCTCGCTGGTGGGCAGGCTCGTCCTGGCGGCACCGCTGGCGCCGGCCGGTTCGTGGGCCGAAACCGCTCCCGATCGATTTCATTTCGAACATGCCGACATCGTTGATATCGCGCCGCTGTTGGTGCCTGAGGGCATCGACCTTGAGGCGGCCGTGCAGATCGTTCTGGGTGACGAATCGGCGGCGCGGCAGCGTGAGATCCTCTCGATCCCCGGTGCGGCCGAGCGCTTGGGCCTTGCGGTGATGGGCTCGGTGCAGTCCGGGCTCGTCGGGTTGCAGCGCGATCTTGCCGCGCAGTTGGTGATGCCCGACCTGGCCTCCATCGCCGCTCCCTGCCACATCGTGGTCGGTGCCGAGGACGCGACCTGTCCTCCGGCGATGGGGCAGTGGCTGGCCGGTCGGATGACGCACTCGGCGACGACCCTCCAACGGGTGGCCGGCGCCGGTCACGCGTTCCCGCTTCTCCGCTGGACCGAACTGGTGATGGCCGCCGCCGAGGCGGGGTGA
- a CDS encoding glycosyltransferase family 2 protein has product MNQRTPLVSVLMPVHNGGDFLDAAIDSILGQTETDLEVVAVENGSTDGSSAVLRRHATRDARVRVIEAGPVGLVAALNLGLAAATGRYLARMDADDLAEPDRLELQLAYLRAHPEIGVLGTAHDYINAAGTQVGSRRFVTSPKLVAASLYFGNPLAHPTVTIDRRRTGELQYTSGFPDAEDLALWRTLSRRGVALANLDRVLLHYRVHAASATAQDSAQVGSSDVDAIVVSSRWRADRARWAISRTFNARARGVTLWAFLAGVTALNLLNLRRPEVSRASLARRSALGIAAWLRQADRNRR; this is encoded by the coding sequence GTGAACCAGCGCACCCCGCTGGTGAGCGTCCTGATGCCGGTGCACAACGGGGGCGACTTCCTCGACGCCGCCATCGACAGCATCCTGGGCCAGACCGAGACCGACCTCGAGGTGGTGGCGGTTGAAAACGGCTCCACCGATGGCTCGTCGGCGGTCTTGCGGCGACACGCCACCCGGGATGCCCGGGTACGGGTGATCGAGGCCGGGCCGGTGGGTCTGGTCGCTGCGCTCAACCTGGGACTCGCCGCCGCCACCGGCCGCTACCTGGCCCGCATGGATGCCGACGATCTTGCCGAGCCGGACCGCCTGGAGCTCCAGTTGGCATACCTGCGTGCCCATCCCGAAATCGGGGTACTGGGCACCGCCCACGACTACATCAATGCCGCCGGCACCCAGGTCGGGTCCCGGCGGTTCGTCACCTCGCCGAAACTGGTTGCTGCGTCGTTGTACTTCGGCAACCCGCTCGCTCACCCCACCGTGACGATCGACCGACGCCGCACCGGCGAACTGCAGTACACCTCCGGGTTTCCTGACGCCGAGGACCTGGCCCTGTGGCGGACGCTGAGCCGTCGAGGAGTGGCGCTGGCCAACCTCGATCGGGTGCTCCTGCACTATCGGGTCCACGCCGCCAGCGCCACCGCTCAGGATTCCGCACAGGTGGGCAGCAGCGACGTGGACGCGATCGTGGTTTCCAGCCGCTGGCGTGCCGACCGGGCACGATGGGCGATCTCTCGCACGTTCAACGCTCGGGCCAGAGGCGTCACGCTGTGGGCGTTCCTGGCGGGTGTGACGGCCCTCAACCTGCTCAATCTCCGCCGTCCCGAGGTGTCCCGCGCCTCCCTGGCGCGGCGCTCGGCACTTGGCATTGCAGCCTGGCTTCGCCAGGCAGACCGAAACCGGCGTTAG
- a CDS encoding potassium transporter Kup encodes MPTASENHFVSDTAVRPSHPAGRVATLGALGVVFGDIGTSPLYSLRETFEGAGHAPPPINEANIIGVLSLVLWAVLLVVSLKYLTFVLKADNHGEGGILALTALIRPKNPRDASRQAVVLLILGLFGAALLYGDGIITPAISVLSAVEGTSVVTASMKPLVVPISIAILIGLFSVQRRGTAAVGRVFGPVMFVWFLVLGVLGITHIADQLAVLRAINPWYGVEFLINNGSRGFIALGSVVLVVTGVEALYADMGHFGVSPIRRAWYKIVLPGLVLNYFGQGAMLLAHPENIDNPFYRMAPRWALWPLVILATMATVIASQALISGAFSLTRQAVQLGYLPRVRITHTSDEAEGQIYIGVVNWLLLAACVALVLIFRNSGNLAAAYGIAVTSTMFITTVLFYRVARDRFGWSKWPTIGLTTVFLVVDLALLGANLPKIPEGGWIPIGIGLVLLLVLTTWFTGRALTAARLADRARPLSEFAEQLAEDPPLRGPGVGIYLGSNPDVVPQALSSQLRHARVLPENVCVLAVLIQSRPYVPEDERLTAVKRSSGVWQLKIHLGYSDDVDVPKELSRLGTELTGLDFSAASYVLGRETLRVTDRPGMAQWREHLFVFMLRNATTADAYFKLPPEQTIELGVQVEI; translated from the coding sequence GTGCCCACCGCCTCTGAGAACCACTTCGTGTCCGACACCGCTGTGCGCCCAAGCCATCCTGCCGGACGAGTTGCCACCCTGGGCGCGCTCGGGGTGGTGTTCGGCGACATTGGCACCAGTCCCCTGTACTCATTGCGAGAGACGTTTGAGGGAGCGGGCCACGCCCCGCCACCCATCAACGAGGCCAACATCATCGGCGTGCTCTCGCTGGTGCTCTGGGCGGTGTTGTTGGTGGTGTCCCTCAAGTACCTGACGTTCGTCTTGAAAGCCGACAACCACGGGGAGGGCGGCATCCTCGCCCTCACGGCCCTGATCCGACCCAAAAACCCTCGCGATGCGTCTCGCCAGGCGGTGGTGCTGCTGATCCTTGGGCTGTTCGGCGCAGCGTTGCTCTACGGCGACGGCATCATCACCCCGGCCATCTCGGTGCTCTCCGCCGTGGAGGGCACCAGCGTGGTGACCGCGTCGATGAAACCGCTGGTCGTACCCATTTCGATCGCCATCCTGATCGGCCTGTTCAGCGTGCAGCGACGCGGCACCGCCGCCGTCGGCCGGGTGTTCGGCCCGGTCATGTTCGTGTGGTTTTTGGTGCTTGGCGTGCTCGGCATCACCCACATCGCCGATCAACTGGCGGTCCTGCGGGCGATCAACCCGTGGTACGGCGTCGAGTTCCTCATCAACAACGGTTCCCGCGGGTTCATCGCCCTGGGTTCGGTGGTCCTGGTGGTGACCGGCGTCGAGGCCCTGTACGCCGATATGGGCCACTTTGGCGTCTCCCCCATTCGCCGGGCCTGGTACAAGATCGTGCTGCCCGGGCTGGTGCTCAACTATTTCGGTCAGGGCGCCATGTTGTTGGCCCACCCCGAGAACATCGACAACCCCTTCTATCGCATGGCCCCCCGTTGGGCGTTGTGGCCGCTCGTGATCCTGGCGACCATGGCCACCGTCATCGCCAGCCAGGCACTGATCTCCGGTGCGTTCAGCCTGACCCGCCAGGCGGTACAACTGGGCTATCTGCCCAGGGTGCGCATCACCCACACGTCCGACGAGGCCGAAGGGCAGATCTACATCGGAGTGGTCAACTGGCTGCTCCTGGCCGCCTGCGTGGCCCTCGTGTTGATCTTCAGAAACTCCGGCAACCTGGCCGCCGCCTACGGCATCGCGGTCACGTCCACGATGTTCATCACCACGGTCTTGTTCTACCGAGTGGCCCGCGACCGGTTCGGCTGGTCGAAGTGGCCGACGATCGGGCTGACCACCGTGTTCCTGGTGGTCGACCTGGCGCTCCTCGGAGCCAACCTCCCCAAGATCCCCGAGGGCGGCTGGATTCCGATTGGTATCGGCCTGGTGCTGCTGCTGGTCCTGACCACGTGGTTCACGGGACGGGCGCTCACGGCTGCGCGGCTGGCCGACCGCGCCCGCCCGCTGTCCGAGTTCGCCGAGCAACTCGCAGAGGATCCCCCGCTGCGTGGCCCGGGCGTGGGCATCTACCTGGGCTCCAACCCCGACGTGGTTCCCCAGGCGCTGTCGTCGCAGCTACGCCACGCCCGTGTTCTACCCGAGAACGTGTGTGTGTTGGCCGTCCTGATCCAGAGTCGGCCCTACGTGCCCGAGGACGAACGGCTGACAGCCGTCAAACGTTCGAGCGGGGTCTGGCAACTCAAGATCCATCTGGGCTACTCCGACGACGTCGACGTGCCCAAGGAGTTGTCACGTCTCGGCACCGAGTTGACCGGACTCGACTTTTCAGCCGCCAGCTACGTCCTCGGTCGTGAGACCCTGCGGGTGACCGACCGACCCGGCATGGCCCA